In the Leguminivora glycinivorella isolate SPB_JAAS2020 chromosome 14, LegGlyc_1.1, whole genome shotgun sequence genome, one interval contains:
- the LOC125233647 gene encoding uncharacterized protein LOC125233647 translates to MSETKLKLQIVLIVLSIVLKGLHALDDSLLFSVTRPPRYFGILQDHRGQPLSVEVSEEYMDQDYIATNRKRHKMNWNRNPLDIEDFDDDDTEEIFEEKDKDIKVPNLQAGPV, encoded by the exons ATGAGTGAAACAAAGTTAAAGTTACAAATCGTCTTAATAGTTTTAAGTATAGTTTTGAAAGGTCTTCATGCGCTTGACGAct CGCTGCTGTTCAGCGTCACCCGTCCGCCGCGTTACTTCGGCATACTACAAGACCACCGCGGGCAGCCGCTCTCCGTTGAAGTCTCCGAGGAGTACATGGACCAGGACTACATAGCTACTAACAG GAAAAGGCATAAGATGAATTGGAACAG GAACCCCTTGGACATCGAGGACTTCGATGATGATGACACAGAAGAAATCTTTGAAGAGAAGGATAAAGACATCAAAGTGCCCAACTTGCAGGCTGGCCCAGTGTAG
- the LOC125233233 gene encoding uncharacterized protein LOC125233233 codes for MIVKKHFLALCSFVLVAIVGAAKNSEEAKPDIARVAAVGKTRRAKMEDKTSVGTLNNVITQIQNLPNMDLGKRFRTPCKTGNRCGKIIRRLMVPKLAQLENTIMGIMKEIAKMPPGARLPDKFTKTEPIKLLLDQNYKEEVCTDKLETCLKEDKRRKRILKKLFFKKYNGLRQELIGYGGRRLWGGEGNLFYRK; via the exons ATGATTGTCAAAAAACATTTTCTCGCGTTATGTTCGTTCGTTTTAGTAGCAATAGTAGGTGCTGCTAAAAACTCGGAAGAGGCTAAACCAGACATAGCAAGAGTAGCAGCGGTAGGGAAAACGAGACGAGCTAAAATGG AGGATAAAACTTCCGTCGGTACATTAAACAACGTGATAACTCAAATTCAAAATCTACCTAACATGGATTTGGGCAAAAGATTCAGGACGCCGTGCAAAACAGGGAACCGATGTGGAAAG ATTATAAGAAGACTGATGGTACCGAAGTTGGCGCAACTGGAAAACACCATCATGGGCATCATGAAGGAGATAGCCAAGATGCCACCGGGAGCGCGACTTCCCGATAAGTTCACCAAGACGGAGCCTATCAAACTGCTGCTGGACCAGAATTATAA GGAGGAAGTATGCACAGACAAACTGGAGACCTGCCTGAAAGAAGACAAGCGACGCAAGCGCATACTCAAGAAGTTGTTCTTTAAAAAGTACAACGGGCTAAGGCAGGAACTCATCGGTTACGGGGGCCGACGACTTTGGGGAGGGGAGGGTAACTTGTTCTACAGGAAGTAA
- the LOC125233231 gene encoding leucine-rich repeat and death domain-containing protein 1-like, which yields MANNIVDKGKQIKNIPNGISKSCVLHVSENLQNTAEIDFSQKHLKDIAEIRETTDKNEVQETKGIPNGISNFDMHIENFQNITEIDFSNKNLEKIDEGTIFPPCLRCLNLSHNKLVEVPKTVMKHEKMQVFDISHNKLQYFNETPSFCNDIENLNLSSNDLRCPPLWIWLECPRNLCRLDISCNIHIAEFLNGYVDELLQYNTQLTHVALYNCRLGKYLRFLGTFPNAKELVLGTPDWSCYAANHLQELPCQGLNQCCDSQRLILTNTHIYTITPQISMFKNLIEINLSQNNLNGLPAEFCELENLEICILSFNSILYVPDNIVKLKKLTILCLAVNELCMIPENIMELTSLKVLDLYDNNIWVYPSDIKNIPELDLAQNYFEEPDDEDYLEKREKLRLHNSDRLSGRKLEVEKPESEHSPDTTDDEEIIRSINEKSSSDGEPQNAPPSSPEDWDSDSYWEPCNVEYQRPKGKPYWISFVKKAMDNGNLCPSDHHTPPVMCHPPQQYESDGQFDDYSEDDS from the exons ATGGCTAATAACATTGTGGATAAAGGTAAACAGATAAAGAACATTCCCAACGGAATATCAAAATCTTGCGTACTTCACGTATCAGAAAACTTGCAAAACACAGCAGAAATAGACTTCAGCCAAAAACACCTGAAGGATATTGCTGAAATCAGAGAAACTACAGATAAAAATGAAGTACAAGAAACAAAGGGAATTCCTAATGGGATATCAAATTTTGATATGCATATAGAAAACTTTCAAAACATTACAGAAATCGATTTTAGCAATAAGAACCTTGAAAAAATCGATGAGGGTACAATTTTTCCACCATGTTTACGCTGCCTAAATTTGTCGCACAATAAACTTGTTGAGGTTCCAAAGACTGTTATGAAACATGAAAAAATGCAAGTATTCGATATTTCTCACAACAAACTACAGTATTTCAACGAAACTCCAAGCTTCTGTAATGACATAGAAAATCTCAATTTATCCAGCAACGACTTGAGGTGCCCTCCGCTTTGGATATGGTTGGAATGTCCTAGAAACCTGTGTAGATTAGATATTAGTTGTAATATACACATAGCAGAATTCTTAAATGGATATGTTGACGAGCTTCTGCAATATAACACTCAGCTAACACATGTGGCATTGTATAATTGTAGGTTAGGCAAGTACTTAAGATTCCTTGGCACTTTCCCAAATGCAAAAGAGCTTGTCCTTGGAACTCCAGACTGGAGCTGTTATGCTGCAAATCACCTGCAGGAGCTGCCATGCCAAGGGCTCAACCAATGCTGTGATAGTCAAAGACTAATCTTAACTAACACACATATATACACCATTACTCCCCAGATAAGCatgtttaaaaatttaatagAAATAAATTTGTCACAAAACAACCTTAACGGGTTACCTGCAGAATTTTGTGAATTAGAAAATCTGGAGATCTGTATATTGTCTTTTAACAGCATACTGTATGTACCTGATAATATAGTCAAGTTAAAAAAGTTGACCATCCTGTGCCTGGCAGTCAATGAACTTTGCATGATACCTGAGAACATAATGGAGCTTACCAGCTTGAAGGTCCTGGATCTGTATGACAACAATATATGGGTGTATCCTTCAGACATTAAAAACATACCAGAGCTTGATTTGGCACAAAACTACTTTGAAGAGCCTGATGATGAAGATTATTTAGAAAAGAGAGAGAAATTGAGACTTCATAACTCCGATCGATTAAGCGGGAg aaaacttgaaGTAGAAAAGCCTGAGAGTGAACATTCTCCAGACACAACTGATGATGAAGAAATAATCAGAAGTATTAATGAAAAGAGTAGCTCAGATGGAG AACCACAAAACGCACCACCAAGCTCTCCTGAAGACTGGGACTCTGATTCCTACTGGGAGCCATGCAATGTGGAGTACCAGCGCCCAAAAGGCAAGCCCTACTGGATATCCTTCGTGAAGAAAGCCATGGACAATGGTAACCTGTGCCCTTCTGATCACCACACGCCACCGGTGATGTGCCATCCACCACAGCAGTATGAGTCCGATGGACAGTTTGATGATTATTCTGAGGATGATAGTTGA
- the LOC125233234 gene encoding cancer-related nucleoside-triphosphatase homolog produces MPNKLKYFILTGDPGVGKTTLTKKLCEAIQKLGTQASGFYTEEVRKDRVRLGFDVVTLEGERGRLARDQSLLTEPVKYNVGKYGVLVPEFESIALYSMRKLPPPSLLVIDEIGKMEFFSAPFKSKVKEVFGPGSDCFVLATIPIRKGDPLIESIRSNKDGKVWVVTRENRNHIHDEILKDIKLSLDIA; encoded by the exons ATGCCAAATaagttaaaatatttcattttaactgGCGACCCGG GAGTTGGAAAGACAACCCTTACGAAAAAGTTATGTGAAGCTATTCAAAAGCTGGGTACGCAAGCTTCGGGTTTTTACACGGAAGAGGTTAGAAAGGATAGAGTACGGCTGGGATTTGATGTAGTGACGTTGGAGGGAGAACGGGGCCGGCTGGCGAGAGACCAGAGCCTGCTGACAGAGCCAGTGAAGTACAATGTTGGGAAATATGGAGTGCTGGTGCCCGAGTTTGAAAGTATCGCTTTGTACAGCATGAGGAAG CTACCCCCTCCATCACTTCTAGTAATAGACGAGATAGGTAAAATGGAGTTCTTCAGCGCGCCCTTCAAGTCCAAGGTGAAAGAGGTTTTCGGCCCGGGCTCCGACTGCTTTGTTCTGGCCACTATACCTATTAGGAAGGGCGATCCGCTCATCGAGTCTATAAGGAGCAACAAGGACGGAAAAGTTTGGGTG GTGACAAGAGAAAACCGGAACCACATTCACGATGAAATATTGAAGGATATTAAATTATCACTAGACATTGCATAG